One Kazachstania africana CBS 2517 chromosome 5, complete genome DNA window includes the following coding sequences:
- the HNT2 gene encoding bis(5'-adenosyl)-triphosphatase (similar to Saccharomyces cerevisiae HNT2 (YDR305C); ancestral locus Anc_5.326), whose protein sequence is MTKPIYFSRFVVSDQVFYRSKYSYALVNLRPIVPGHVLVVPYNTNVITLSQLSRDESIDYFQTIQLIQSFITWKYKSDAMNVAIQDGPEAGQSVPHLHTHLIPRFKQNNVGDKIYNMLNDWDARRDEYLKEQIVFKPDDQRIERSMETMRNEAEELNKSIGEFIKTFPELTSKWI, encoded by the coding sequence ATGACAAAACCAATATATTTCAGCAGATTTGTTGTATCAGATCAAGTTTTTTATAGATCGAAATACTCATATGCTCTCGTGAATTTGAGACCAATCGTGCCCGGTCATGTACTAGTGGTCCCCTACAATACTAATGTTATAACGTTGTCACAATTGTCCAGAGATGAAAGTATCGACTACTTCCAAACCATACAATTGATACAGTCGTTTATCACATGGAAGTACAAGTCTGATGCCATGAATGTGGCTATTCAAGATGGTCCTGAAGCAGGTCAAAGTGTCCCTCATTTACATACTCATCTAATTCCTCGTTTCAAACAAAATAACGTTGGTGATAAAATCTACAATATGCTCAATGATTGGGATGCAAGACGtgatgaatatttaaaagaGCAAATTGTATTCAAGCCGGATGAccaaagaattgaaagatcaATGGAAACGATGCGAAATGAAGCAgaagaattaaataaaagCATAGGGGAATTTATTAAAACGTTCCCTGAACTAACAAGTAAATGGATCTAA
- the CPR5 gene encoding peptidylprolyl isomerase family protein CPR5 (similar to Saccharomyces cerevisiae CPR5 (YDR304C) and CPR2 (YHR057C); ancestral locus Anc_5.323) — MYCLIFLIVYLITPMTSLQITHKLYFDVNVDGKSIGQLNVGLYGIDVPQAVEKFYQLTISDDPNVNFESNAHFNFLEPNEYIRCTYKGTLSNGGIDPEEKLQSSFDRRGLLAMVNEISNDWFITLAPLPHLDGHYIVFGEIIQGMEVFQNMLNEITIDDHNTIEQDVSLDNCGELEIVPLNQRQMRNLQDTLQMEAEKPARTLHDEL, encoded by the coding sequence ATGTACTGCCTTATATTTCTAATTGTATACTTAATTACACCAATGACAAGTCTTCAAATTACTCATAAACTATATTTTGATGTCAACGTCGATGGAAAGTCTATCGGTCAGCTTAATGTTGGACTATACGGGATAGACGTTCCACAGGCAGTTGAAAAGTTCTATCAATTAACCATTAGTGACGATCCCAATGTGAATTTCGAGTCAAATGCACACTTCAACTTTTTGGAACCCAACGAATACATTCGATGCACCTACAAGGGTACTCTCAGCAACGGTGGAATCGATCCAGAGGAAAAATTGCAAAGTTCCTTTGACAGACGTGGGCTACTGGCCATGGTTAACGAGATATCCAATGACTGGTTCATTACATTGGCACCTTTACCCCATTTAGACGGTCACTATATCGTTTTCGGTGAAATTATACAAGGAATGGAGGTATTCCAAAATATGTTAAACGAAATCACCATAGATGACCACAATACCATCGAACAAGATGTATCATTGGACAACTGTGGTGAATTAGAGATAGTTCCCTTAAATCAAAGGCAAATGCGCAATTTACAAGATACGCTGCAAATGGAGGCTGAGAAACCGGCAAGAACACTTCACGATGAGCTATAA
- the RSC3 gene encoding Rsc3p (similar to Saccharomyces cerevisiae RSC3 (YDR303C) and RSC30 (YHR056C); ancestral locus Anc_5.322) yields the protein MDIRGRKMRKPPACVQCRKRKIGCDRVKPMCGNCRKSNRGDCFYPDVPGRYVPSSSSTKSTVEKSDSRIFLNNHTGVTHSKDSSSTLQHNPELASLEQIREYNTRLQLLNAQEHNFISASNGISQENLQFIPRTTQNFENKPVTSASDAPLHLNWVQGPAIFDQITTPYTQEEVLFKEMNFLKARLLELQEITGKKVIDINSFDPVNASINNESHAKRRKLPYESEDDERKEIDDNSQEFDENFDEFKDLDPQFLDPKEVFSIFNNANKSLNLVDKPNSIFTFNFLTLRDKFLSNFRQSLHDMVQNKFKTNLDNWELLQSSKSNSSTTLNEIRFPSRDVTQEMIKKYIEVVKESSTLIPILKPNDLLISIDQSFGREPVFKPTEANLGQLLTFGQISICLLLTYESLISTVLIIFKNDEEKASFNQLIKFTPILQNNLNLIKFELDKRKKTTTPIETLRFLALWKFYQSITSNADQSNYIDFDEDIHFGLHYSINHDQKNESNIILWNFILKHYCWRHLFNGEVPNLLSMEKLDGSKILDSLLKNNHEFINFEIEMVKYLQSNDKVLSISKVLALKSIYQAKFNEQNTKCFNSTTILNNVVDSLIYRNSILFLNYFLLLQYENLGDLEKFNRTYLDFLQLVQDTIFFIFSNLASKNFAGYEFLYIHKLFITLGNITEMVFGVILRCKFTSQPMSAEKSNALKNQNELLSLIIGKLLMLLEDYIKNCKIRLPVIDNIINRMKVILEYDAINSETLKQINSSSVFNVPNEFEHAEVNDLTKFNNKIKNISESLINSDFYSKRQPYIAQNIESYGFTHDNFNSFYKSLQH from the coding sequence ATGGATATTAGAGGAAGGAAAATGAGAAAGCCTCCTGCCTGTGTGCAATGTCGTAAGAGGAAAATTGGTTGTGATCGTGTCAAGCCAATGTGTGGTAATTGTAGGAAAAGTAACCGAGGCGATTGTTTTTATCCTGACGTCCCTGGTAGATACGTgccatcatcatcatccaCTAAAAGTACTGTGGAAAAATCTGATAGTAGAATATTTCTCAATAATCATACGGGAGTTACCCATTCGAAGgattcttcttccactTTACAACATAATCCTGAATTAGCGTCATTGGAACAGATCAGAGAATATAACACGCGTTTACAATTATTGAATGCTCAGGAACACAATTTCATAAGTGCAAGTAACGGCATCTCTCAGGAAAATCTACAATTTATTCCAAGAACAacacaaaattttgaaaataagcCTGTCACTTCCGCAAGTGATGCACCACTACATTTAAATTGGGTACAGGGACCTGCTatatttgatcaaattacTACTCCATATACTCAGGAGGAAgttttattcaaagaaatgaattttttgaaggcAAGATTGCTGgaattacaagaaattaCAGGCAAAAAAGTAATTGAcataaattcttttgatcCTGTCAATGCgtcaataaataatgaatcaCACGCAAAGAGGAGAAAATTACCTTATGAGAGcgaagatgatgaaagaaaagaaattgatgataattCCCAAGAATtcgatgaaaattttgatgaattcaaagatttagaTCCACAATTCCTGGATCCAAAAGAAGTTTTCTCCATTTTTAACAATGCCAATAAGTCATTAAATCTTGTCGATAAACCAAATTCTATCTTTAcgttcaattttttgactCTTAGGGATAAGTTTCTTTCCAATTTTAGACAGTCATTGCATGATATGGTCCAaaacaaattcaaaacaaatttagaCAATTGGGAACTATTGCAATCAAGCAAGTCAAATTCATCTACAactttaaatgaaattagatTTCCGTCTCGTGATGTTACTCAAGAAATGATCAAAAAATACATTGAAGTTGTAAAAGAATCAAGTACTTTAATTCCTATATTAAAACCAAACGATCTCCTAATTTCTATTGACCAATCTTTTGGAAGAGAACCAGTCTTCAAACCCACAGAGGCAAACCTAGGTCAATTACTGACGTTTGGGCAGATCTCTATTTGTTTACTGCTAACATACGAATCATTAATATCGACTgttctaataatattcaagaaCGACGAAGAGAAAGCTTCATTTAATCAACTGATTAAATTTACCCCTATCTTACAAAATAACCTCAATTTAATCAAATTCGAATTAGATAAACGCAAAAAGACAACAACACCAATTGAAACATTACGATTCCTTGCCCTTTGGAAGTTCTACCAATCAATTACTAGTAATGCTGATCAAAGTAATTACatagattttgatgaagatatcCATTTCGGTTTACATTATTCGATAAATCATGATCAAAAGaatgaatcaaatattattttatggAACTTTATTTTAAAACATTATTGCTGGAGACATTTGTTCAATGGTGAGGTCCCAAATCTTTTAAGtatggaaaaattagacGGATCCAAAATCTTAGATTCACTACTGAAAAACAATCatgaatttataaattttgaaattgaaatggtaaaatatttacaatcAAATGATAAAGTACTCTCCATATCAAAAGTATTGGCTTTGAAGTCAATATACCAGGCCAAATttaatgaacaaaatacgaaatgtttcaattcaactacaattttgaataatgttGTCGattcattaatttataGGAATTCAATACTGTTCTTAAACTATTTCTTATTATTACAATATGAAAATCTGGGAGATCtggaaaaattcaatagaaCATATTTAGACTTTCTACAATTGGTCCAAGACacaatctttttcattttctccAATTTAGCCAGCAAAAATTTTGCTGGTTACGAATTTTTGTACATTCATAAGTTATTCATAACTTTGGGTAACATAACGGAGATGGTATTTGGTGTTATTTTGCGCTGTAAGTTTACATCACAACCGATGAGTGCTGAAAAGTCCAATGCCCTGAAGAATCAGAATGAATTACTAAGTCTAATCATCGGAAAGTTGCTAATGTTATTAGAAGATTACATTAAAAACTGTAAAATTAGACTCCCCGtaattgataatatcattaataGAATGAAAGTCATTCTAGAATATGATGCTATCAATAGTGAAACTCTAAAACAAATCAATTCATCGTCAGTCTTTAATGTGccaaatgaatttgaacaTGCTGAAGTAAACGACTTGACTAAATTCAACAATAAGATCAAGAATATTTCCGAATCGTTGATCAATTCAGATTTTTACAGTAAAAGGCAACCATACATTGcacaaaatattgaatcaTATGGATTTACGCatgataatttcaatagttTTTATAAGTCATTACAACATTAG
- the GPI11 gene encoding mannose-ethanolamine phosphotransferase GPI11 (similar to Saccharomyces cerevisiae GPI11 (YDR302W); ancestral locus Anc_5.320) encodes MSKQRKSKQPIKKRVTFSDDTTVTRQSHGHKKDSIDHEHPPVFVRKTWLTIPYHLIALLYYYIYGSEFDSTTLLFCLLPTQVAYLIVQFNKCTIYGNKRLKINYSLLLVSIFASLLLSVPAAIIAVLFGAPVVNKLFETWLLGLHASFLSYPVIYSVFNCDFKVGLWKKYFITIIVGGWISCVVIPLDWDRNWQTWPIPVVVGIYLGAFVGYTIGSYI; translated from the coding sequence ATGTCTAAACAACGCAAATCTAAGCAGCccattaaaaaaagagttaCCTTTTCAGATGACACAACGGTCACTCGTCAATCTCATGGGCATAAGAAGGATAGTATCGATCATGAGCATCCACCAGTATTTGTCCGAAAGACTTGGTTGACAATACCATATCATCTAATTGCACTGTTGTATTACTACATCTACGGGAGCGAATTCGATTCTACCACTTTACTATTCTGTTTGCTTCCAACTCAGGTAGCATACCTCATAgttcaattcaataaatgcACAATTTATGGAAATAAAAGGTTAAAAATTAACTATTCTTTGCTGCTAGTATCTATATTTGCATCACTATTACTAAGTGTACCAGCTGCAATAATTGCAGTGTTATTTGGTGCTCCTGTTGTGAATAAGCTATTTGAGACTTGGTTACTAGGTTTGCATGCATCCTTCTTATCATACCCAGTAATCTATTCCGTATTCAATTGCGATTTCAAGGTAGGATTatggaaaaaatattttataacTATCATAGTAGGTGGTTGGATCAGTTGCGTGGTTATCCCCCTGGACTGGGATAGAAATTGGCAAACCTGGCCTATTCCAGTTGTCGTTGGCATCTATCTCGGTGCCTTCGTTGGTTACACAATTGGttcatatatatag
- the CFT1 gene encoding cleavage/polyadenylation factor CFT1 (similar to Saccharomyces cerevisiae CFT1 (YDR301W); ancestral locus Anc_5.319): protein MNVYDDVLEPTVVSHSVTGNFTTDLHKELITVRTNILSIYEVSADGLLFLTNEFKFDGRITDIALLPRQDAALDYLLLCTAVAKISIVKFDLESNSIETVSLHYYEDKFKDLSLAELTRESKLRLDPASRCLVLFNEDNIAVLPFVMKEDEEDDDEEGEEEDEDTYEPRIKRFRANINGRVTFPSTILSAKTIHEDIQNIIDIEFLNNYSKPTVAILYQPKLTWVGNLQLHPLPTKLLIVTLECNTNGFETSLSHIVIARLNELPWDWHRLIPVTNGIVIVGINELAYVDNTGVLQTVILLNSFADRNLKKSRIIDHSKEESVFNHSAMKHICILKTTDGNEDDADLLLLMDDRSNLYYVQMISEGRLMTQFDIIKLPIINNIFINNLNPTSISRLDSSSSRVNLDLFFGFQSGDAFVCRLNNIKSAVETRKEHKDVLDYPSNADEYDEDGADLYGDDDLYSDEATSTQRANSKENGRSNMIETVEPFDIALLSSLNNIGPLTSLTSGKVSAVDQNNKGLSNPNNNELSIVATSGNGTGSHLTAVLPSVRPEIELALKFISITQIWNLKFKGKDKFLVTTDSTKSKSDIYEIDNNFALHREGRLRRDATTVSIAMFGSDKRIVQVTTNHLYLLDTTFRRLNTIKFDYEVVHVSVMDPYILITVSRGDIKVYELEQTQMKKLFKVDLPEILKEIVVTSGLILRSNMCNEFLQKSPEEEELLFTFVTADNQIIFFPKDHNDRVFQLNGVSDLKEKLFISTYQLPDEIIPDPSIKQVMINKLGHNFREEYLTILTYGGEIYQYKKSSTRHSRFYKNLYRNNLLITGAPNNAYAKGVSSIERIMHFVPNYNDYSVIFVTGSVPYIIIKEDDATSRVFRFANIPLVSMSGWGKKSVMCVDDIKNARVYTLDHKDIYYGNKFPLKSIKINTELEDYMTFNKITYHEKTQTYVIAYNKEIDYVAKAEDGELLVGYKQNVPHAKGFQSGLLLINPKSWNVIDKVEFEENSLVNDIRSMIIQIDSRTKRKREYIVAGFSAVGTEDLPPSGSFHLYDITAVVPEPGKPDTNYKFERFFKEEVRGSVTSVCEISGRFAISQSQKIMVRDAQEDGSVVPVAFLDIPIFVTDMKSFGNLMIISDAMHGFQFVGFDAEPYRMIQLGKSVSKFKTMSVEFLVNNGDIYFAVTDRDNILHVLKYAPDEPNSFSGQKLVHCSSFNLYADNSCMVLLAKNDEFNKVDDTNRTYQVVGGQTDGSMFKIVPLSEESYRRLYVIQQQIIDKETQLGGLNPRMERLSNQYLPLCHVMRPMLDFNVIRKFSAMPISKRQALAQKLGRNVHFEAWRDLINIEYSLRSLRDDTNI from the coding sequence ATGAATGTTTACGATGATGTGCTAGAACCTACTGTGGTGTCACACAGTGTCACTGGTAATTTCACCACAGATTTGCATAAAGAGTTAATCACCGTGAGGACGAATATTTTATCGATTTATGAAGTGTCTGCTGATGGTTTGCTGTTTTTGACTAATGAGTTCAAGTTTGACGGAAGGATAACGGATATTGCATTGCTTCCAAGGCAGGACGCCGCGTTAGACTATTTGTTGCTATGCACTGCGGTGGCTAAGATTTCAATTGTGAAATTCGATCTTGAAAgcaattcaattgaaactGTAAGTTTACATTACTATGAGGACAAGTTTAAGGATCTATCGTTGGCAGAACTTACTAgagaatcaaaattgagGCTGGATCCTGCAAGCAGGTGCCTCGTATTGttcaatgaagataatattGCAGTTTTACCATTTGTAATGAAAGAAGACGAGGAagacgatgatgaagaaggcgaagaagaagatgaagatacGTATGAGCCTAGGATAAAACGATTTAGGGCTAATATCAATGGTAGAGTCACATTTCCAAGTACAATTCTCAGCGCCAAGACGATACATGAAGACATTCAGAACATCATCGATATTGAATTCTTAAATAATTATTCGAAGCCCACTGTGGCTATATTATACCAACCGAAACTTACATGGGTAGGTAATTTACAATTACACCCTCTACCAACAAAATTACTTATCGTTACCCTGGAATGTAACACCAACGGTTTTGAAACTTCACTTTCGCATATCGTCATTGCAAGATTAAATGAATTACCCTGGGATTGGCATAGACTTATCCCTGTTACAAATGGTATTGTGATAGTTGGGATCAACGAGTTGGCATATGTTGACAATACTGGTGTTTTACAGACTGTTATCTTGTTAAATTCTTTTGCAGAtagaaatttgaagaaatcgaGAATCATCGACCATTCCAAGGAAGAAAGCGTATTCAATCATTCTGCCATGAAACACATTTGCATACTCAAAACAACCGATGGCAACGAAGATGATGCAGATTTATTGCTACTGATGGATGATCGTTCAAATTTATACTACGTACAAATGATTTCAGAAGGTAGATTGATGACTCAGTTCGATATCATAAAATTACCAATAATTAATAACAtatttattaataatttgaatccTACATCCATTTCACGACTTGACAGCTCATCCTCTAGGGTGAACCTAGATCTATTCTTTGGTTTCCAATCTGGAGATGCATTTGTTTGTAGattaaataatatcaaGTCTGCAGTAGAAACTAGAAAGGAACATAAGGACGTGTTAGATTATCCATCAAATGCGGATGAGTATGATGAAGACGGTGCAGACTTGTATGGTGATGACGATTTATACTCTGATGAAGCTACTTCTACGCAACGTGCAAACAGTAAAGAGAATGGACGTTCGAATATGATTGAAACAGTAGAACCCTTTGACATTGCACTTTTGTCTTCGTTAAATAATATAGGTCCACTTACATCATTGACTTCAGGTAAGGTATCTGCCGtagatcaaaataataaaggTTTGTCCAAcccaaataataatgaactATCGATTGTTGCCACTTCAGGGAATGGTACAGGATCTCATTTAACTGCAGTGCTTCCAAGCGTTAGGCCAGAAATTGAGCtagctttgaaatttattagcATAACACAAATATggaatttgaaattcaaaggaaaagataaattctTAGTCACAACAGattcaacaaaatcaaagagTGACATATATGAAATTGACAACAACTTTGCGCTTCACAGAGAAGGTCGTTTAAGGAGGGATGCCACTACTGTGTCTATCGCTATGTTTGGGTCAGACAAGAGAATTGTTCAAGTCACTACCAACCACTTATATCTTCTTGATACTACCTTCCGCAGACTCAATActattaaatttgattatGAGGTAGTTCACGTTTCAGTGATGGATCcttatattttgattacCGTATCCAGAGGTGATATTAAAGTCTATGAATTAGAACAAActcaaatgaaaaaactaTTCAAAGTGGATCTTCCAGAAATCTTAAAAGAAATCGTTGTTACATCCGGTCTTATTTTAAGAAGTAACATGTGCAATGAATTCCTACAAAAGAGtccagaagaagaagagctACTTTTCACATTTGTTACAGCGGATAACCagattattttctttcctAAGGACCACAATGACAGAGTTTTCCAATTAAATGGTGTCAGTgatttaaaagaaaagttatTCATAAGTACTTATCAATTACCAGATGAAATTATACCAGATCCATCAATAAAGCAGGTTATGATAAACAAGTTAGGTCATAATTTCAGGGAAGAATATTTAACAATTCTAACATATGGTGGTGAGATTTATCAATACAAAAAATCCTCTACTAGACATAGCCGGTTCTACAAAAACTTATATAGGAATAATTTGCTCATAACAGGTGCACCTAATAATGCGTATGCCAAAGGTGTAAGTTCGATTGAAAGAATAATGCATTTTGTCCCAAATTACAACGATTACTCTGTTATATTTGTTACAGGAAGCGTGCCATacattattatcaaagaagatgatgcCACCTCAAGAGTATTCAGATTTGCTAATATTCCACTAGTCTCTATGTCAGGTTGGGGAAAAAAATCTGTGATGTGTGTGGatgatatcaaaaatgCGAGGGTTTATACCTTGGATCATAAAGACATTTACTATGGTAATAAGTTCCCACTTAAATCGATTAAAATCAATACAGAATTAGAGGATTATATGacatttaataaaattacaTATCATGAGAAAACACAAACTTACGTTATCGCTtataataaagaaattgattatGTAGCGAAGGCCGAAGATGGTGAACTTCTTGTAGGCTATAAACAAAATGTACCACACGCTAAAGGTTTCCAAAGTGGGTTACTACTAATCAATCCAAAAAGTTGGAATGTTATAGACAAagttgaatttgaagagaaTTCGCTTGTTAATGATATACGATCAATGATAATACAAATAGATTCCAGAACCAAGCGCAAAAGAGAGTATATTGTTGCTGGTTTTTCTGCCGTCGGTACAGAAGATTTACCACCCTCTGGTTCCTTCCATTTATATGACATTACTGCAGTGGTTCCTGAGCCAGGAAAACCAGATacaaattataaatttgaaagatttttcaaGGAAGAAGTAAGAGGTTCAGTTACTTCAGTTTGTGAAATCAGTGGTAGGTTTGCCATTAGTCAAAGTCAGAAGATTATGGTCCGTGATGCCCAGGAGGATGGTTCTGTGGTCCCTGTTGCATTTCTGGATATACCTATTTTTGTCACTGatatgaaaagttttggTAACCTCATGATTATAAGTGACGCAATGCAtggatttcaatttgttggTTTTGATGCAGAACCATATAGGATGATACAACTGGGTAAAAGTGTTTCCAAATTCAAAACTATGTCAGTTGAATTCCTCGTCAATAATGGTGATATATATTTCGCGGTTACTGATAGAGATAATATTTTGCATGTTTTAAAATATGCACCAGATGAACCAAACTCATTTTCGGGGCAAAAGTTGGTTCACTGTTCCAGCTTTAATTTGTACGCTGATAATTCTTGCATGGTTTTACTTGCTAAAAATGATGAGTTCAATAAGGTGGACGATACAAATAGAACATATCAAGTAGTAGGTGGTCAAACAGATGGTTCGATGTTCAAAATTGTTCCTTTGTCGGAAGAAAGTTACAGGAGGCTTTATGTGATCCAGCAGCAGATAATCGATAAAGAAACTCAACTTGGTGGGTTGAACCCAAGAATGGAAAGATTATCAAACCAATATTTACCCTTATGTCATGTAATGCGTCCAATGCTCGATTTCAATGTAATAAGAAAGTTCAGTGCCAtgccaatttcaaaaagacaAGCACTAGCCCAAAAATTGGGTAGAAATGTTCATTTTGAGGCCTGGAGAGACCTGATAAATATTGAGTATTCTCTAAGGTCACTTCGTGATGATACTAATatatag
- the PRO1 gene encoding glutamate 5-kinase (similar to Saccharomyces cerevisiae PRO1 (YDR300C) and YHR033W; ancestral locus Anc_5.318) has translation MTEKKKYTIVIKLGSSSLVDEKTKEPKLAIMSLIVETVVKLRREGHRVIIVSSGGIAIGLRTMNMDKRPKRLAEIQAIAAVGQGRLIGRWDLLFSQFGQRIAQILLTRNDILDWTQYKNAQNTINELLDLGVVPIVNENDTLSIREIKFGDNDTLSAITSALVGADYLVLLTDVDCLYTDNPRTNPDAKPIVIVPDLSQGLPGVNTASGSGSDVGTGGMATKLIAADLATNAGTHTIIMKSTVPANLCKVVEYMQNLDMDSNSARDKYKSCDIWDLQQQEFERLIKLDVPLHTKFIANDTKHHLKNREFWILHGLVAKGSIIIDQGAYLALTRKDKAGLLPAGVIDVEGSFHDLECVDIKIGKRLPNRELDTSSPLKIVGRARCNYTSVEIAKIKGLQSDEIEDILGYIDSEYIARRENLAFPPH, from the coding sequence ATGActgagaagaagaaatataCTATTGTTATCAAATTGGGCTCGTCTTCTTTGGTGGACGAGAAGACGAAGGAGCCAAAATTGGCGATTATGTCACTGATCGTGGAAACCGTGGTAAAGTTGAGACGGGAGGGTCACAGGGTGATTATTGTCTCTAGTGGTGGTATTGCTATTGGGCTACGGACGATGAACATGGATAAGAGACCAAAACGTCTCGCAGAGATTCAAGCTATTGCAGCTGTGGGTCAAGGTAGACTTATCGGTAGATGGGATCTTTTATTCTCTCAATTTGGTCAGAGAATCGCCCAGATTCTTTTGACTAGAAACGATATCCTCGATTGGACCCAGTATAAGAACGCTCAGAACACTATCAATGAGTTATTAGATCTAGGTGTCGTTCCAATCGTTAATGAAAACGATACTTTATCAATCCGTGAGATTAAATTCGGTGATAATGATACATTATCAGCCATTACCTCAGCGCTTGTTGGTGCCGACTACTTGGTTCTACTCACTGATGTGGACTGTCTATATACAGACAATCCAAGAACAAACCCAGACGCTAAACCAATAGTGATCGTTCCAGATTTATCTCAAGGTTTGCCAGGTGTAAATACTGCAAGCGGTTCGGGTTCTGACGTCGGTACAGGTGGTATGGCCACCAAATTAATTGCTGCAGACTTGGCTACGAATGCAGGTACACACACGATTATCATGAAAAGTACGGTTCCAGCAAATCTTTGTAAAGTTGTAGAGTACATGCAAAATCTCGATATGGATTCTAATTCTGCAAGagataaatataaaagcTGTGACATATGGGACTTGCAACAACAGGAATTCGAAAGATTAATCAAATTAGATGTTCCACTTCACACTAAATTTATTGCTAATGACACCAAacatcatttgaaaaacagAGAATTCTGGATATTGCACGGCCTTGTCGCTAAAGGTTCCATCATTATCGATCAGGGCGCATATCTCGCTTTAACACGTAAGGATAAAGCTGGTTTATTACCAGCTGGTGTCATTGACGTCGAAGGATCATTCCATGATTTAGAATGTGTCGATAtcaaaattggtaaaaGACTGCCAAATAGAGAGCTAGACACATCAAgtcctttgaaaattgttggAAGAGCTAGATGTAATTACACTAGTGTTGAAATTGCCAAGATAAAGGGCCTACAAagtgatgaaattgaagatattttagGCTATATTGACAGTGAATACATTGCACGTAGAGAAAATTTGGCTTTCCCTCCTCATTAA